The following proteins are co-located in the Gammaproteobacteria bacterium genome:
- a CDS encoding DUF192 domain-containing protein — MTNGRVADSFWSRTKGLIGVKRLDAGDGLLIEPCNSVHCFFMS; from the coding sequence ATGACCAACGGACGCGTCGCCGATTCCTTTTGGAGCCGCACCAAAGGCTTGATTGGGGTGAAACGCCTGGACGCGGGGGACGGTCTGCTTATCGAGCCCTGTAACAGCGTACACTGCTTCTTCATGTCC